Genomic segment of Scardovia inopinata JCM 12537:
AGCGGGAAAGGAGCTGAAGCGCGTTCACTACTTCACCATGATGCCCTATTAGGTTCTTGATGTCTTTGTCATCATCAGCCACAATTTCCACCGTCGGATGCCCATTGTGAACAGAGAGCTCTATATCGCCCTCATAATCAATGATGTCCAGCAGACCTTCGAGATAATCAGCCGCAATATCAGCCTCATCGTTAAGCTGATCAATGGTCTTTTCCTCGTCGTCTACCATAAAAACTCCTTTATACCGTCAGACTCAGTACTATATGATTCTGATTTTCACTTATACAAACTTTTCGGTACACTCCATCATACTCGCTTATTTCTTCCTTTTTTTGCGAGTCGGCTGTTTGCGCTGATGACCTTCCTTAGCCAGACGCTCTTCCTGAGCTTTTGCCTTTTGCAGCTCTTCCTCTTCAATAGAAATTTCTCCAGCACGCTTACGGCGAGCTTGTTCTCGCTTATAGTCACGCTTTTCTTTGGCTTCAGCAGCAGGAGAATCAGGAGTAGGCATGTTGTAAACCTGCCAGAAAGTCTGTCCTAGAGTCCACATGTTGTTAGTCAGCCAGTAAACCAGAACAGCGAAGGGGAAGGTGATACCAGAAAAGATATACATAATGGGGAAGATGAATGACATTGCCATCTGCGTCCGGTAGGAATTACCCTGCATAGATGTGCGGGGCATGTTTCTGCGAACATTGTGCCACTGGGAATAGAACATCGTCAGACACATGAGGGCGACGAAAATTCCTATGGTGATTTTTCCGCCAGTATCTTCAGAATTAAACATGGAAGCCAGAGTAATGTTAAAAACCTTAGCATTCGCAAACTCTGTAGATACTTCCTTGTTGAAAGCTCCCAGGGGTCCCCTTTGACCGTTAGCAATATAGGTCACAGCAGACAGGGTATAGAACATAGCCATAAATACAGGGCTTTGAAGCAAAGCAGGTAGACAGGATCCAGCTGGATTGGCGTGATTTTCCTGATACAGCTTCATGGTTTCCCGGCTCATAGCTTCCCGGCTGGCCTGATCATTCTTACCTTTGTATTTTCTTTGAATTTTCTGCAACTGAGGTTGCATAGCCTGCATATTTCGCATGGAAACCATTTGCTTAATAAACAAAGGAAGGATGAGCAAACGAACAAGAACCACCAGAAGCATAACCGAAATAACCCAGGCTACGCCCTGACCGCCAATTACACCGATAGCTGTTAATATATCGTGGAAAAACTTAATCACATAAGTTAGTGCGATTTCCAGTGGTCTTAAAATAGTATAAAACCAGCCAAAAAATCCTCGATCCAGTACCATACTTCCCCTTAACGGTTACTCGGTTGTGCTGTATACTCTTGTGAACGGTAGTCGTCGTATTTTCTATTCGTCGATATTGGTATCACGTTCGTGCTCGATTATACATGAACGCCTGGCGTTTATCACATCTTTCTGCGCCTTGTCAATCCAGTCTTCAGGAACTAGTCTTTCTTCTTCATGAGCAGAAGACCAGGAAAAGCGATAAAAAACTGAAAATTTATGAGGAACATCATCAATTCCTCCGTCACTCCAGGGTCTGCAGCGAAGAAGGCGAAGAAGCGCAAGTAGGCCGCCTTTAATAGCACCGAACCGTTGAACTGCAACTACTGCATAGGTGGAACACGTTGGATAGAATTTGCATGATGGGGGTTTAAGAGGTGAAATTCGGGTCCTGTAAAAAACGAGACCTTGTAAGACTCTTTTTTGAAGCCAGGTTGGCTTCTTCGGATTCTCATGAAAGTTCGTCATGACAACTGTGATTCCGCGGATA
This window contains:
- the yidC gene encoding membrane protein insertase YidC; the protein is MVLDRGFFGWFYTILRPLEIALTYVIKFFHDILTAIGVIGGQGVAWVISVMLLVVLVRLLILPLFIKQMVSMRNMQAMQPQLQKIQRKYKGKNDQASREAMSRETMKLYQENHANPAGSCLPALLQSPVFMAMFYTLSAVTYIANGQRGPLGAFNKEVSTEFANAKVFNITLASMFNSEDTGGKITIGIFVALMCLTMFYSQWHNVRRNMPRTSMQGNSYRTQMAMSFIFPIMYIFSGITFPFAVLVYWLTNNMWTLGQTFWQVYNMPTPDSPAAEAKEKRDYKREQARRKRAGEISIEEEELQKAKAQEERLAKEGHQRKQPTRKKRKK
- the yidD gene encoding membrane protein insertion efficiency factor YidD, with amino-acid sequence MTNFHENPKKPTWLQKRVLQGLVFYRTRISPLKPPSCKFYPTCSTYAVVAVQRFGAIKGGLLALLRLLRCRPWSDGGIDDVPHKFSVFYRFSWSSAHEEERLVPEDWIDKAQKDVINARRSCIIEHERDTNIDE